The Bicyclus anynana chromosome 4, ilBicAnyn1.1, whole genome shotgun sequence genome window below encodes:
- the LOC112054936 gene encoding uncharacterized protein LOC112054936: MENSEKESDAQKSFSSPPRRRRSTFFERRDSIVPQPVIENIDPNVCKKLNEVDEKRQQDLKRYHDILLAEKNDWKAEVKCRRNKYHHLKQQFQIASNASKKSRISYAVLSNENIEFLKGKANISQLADSQAEFHKSVMQTRELYRRAMELDNIVFDYCEKNLSAVTDHILQNSNIQFIE, translated from the exons ATGGAAAACTCTGAAAAGGAAAGTGATGCCCAAAAGTCTTTCAGTTCTCCACCCAGAAGAAGGCGTTCAACGTTTTTTGAAAGACGCGATTCTAttg tgcCACAACCAGTAATAGAAAATATTGACCCCAATGTTTGTAAGAAACTAAACGAAGTGGATGAGAAACGCCAACAAGATCTAAAAAG GTATCATGACATACTTTTAGCAGAGAAAAATGATTGGAAAGCAGAAGTAAAATGCAGGCGGAATAAATACCATCACTTGAAACA GCAGTTTCAAATTGCCTCCAATGCATCGAAAAAATCCAGAATATCATATGCAGTATTGTCAAATGAGAACATAGAGTTTTTGAAAGGAAAGGCGAACATATCCCAGCTTGCTGACAGTCAAGCAGAATTTCACAAAAGCGTGATGCAAACCCGTGAACTGTACAGGAGAGCAATGGAGCTCGATAACATTGTTTTTGATTACTGTGAGAAAAATCTGAGTGCAGTCACTGACCATATTTTACAGAATAGTAATATACAGTTTATAGAATGA